A stretch of bacterium DNA encodes these proteins:
- a CDS encoding CoA transferase — protein sequence MSDNKNLLSGVRVIESSLLGPGHVATFFSDLGADVIKVEPPSGDYIRQMTWPIVEGVSLLHLHTHRGKKSITLNLKSEEGKQLYKDLVATADVVVEAMRPGSLAKLGLGYEDLKKVNPKIVFATLSGYGATGPYKDMPSHGIAYDTWSGIVQPMEDEKGFKRIPPTMPNVGINVGPMVGAIAILAGVIKARETGEGCEMEMAQSDASAYMDWYRIESERAYLRPESEVTGNPSDDYVRRPAGLAGMWEGVRYQAYEAKDGHVLFMASEQAFWKNFCEGTGRMDLFEKWPGSKYADHARGNEELQAELKKVFMTKTCKEWLDFATEYNTTIAPFNTPANIGDDPQFQHRMGFYPTDKVGCEQLPLPVYVNGSLPPCPTMAPELGANTDQVLGDVLGKSADEIAKLRDDGALG from the coding sequence ATGAGCGACAACAAGAACCTCCTCTCCGGCGTCCGCGTGATCGAGTCGAGCCTGCTCGGCCCCGGCCACGTCGCCACCTTCTTCTCCGACCTCGGCGCCGACGTGATCAAGGTCGAGCCGCCGTCGGGTGACTACATCCGCCAGATGACCTGGCCGATCGTCGAAGGCGTCTCGCTCCTCCACCTCCACACCCACCGTGGCAAGAAGAGCATCACGCTCAACCTGAAGAGCGAAGAGGGCAAGCAGCTCTACAAGGATCTCGTCGCGACCGCCGACGTCGTCGTCGAGGCGATGCGCCCCGGCTCCCTCGCGAAGCTCGGTCTCGGCTACGAGGACCTCAAGAAGGTCAACCCGAAGATCGTCTTCGCGACGCTCTCCGGTTACGGCGCCACCGGCCCCTACAAGGACATGCCGAGCCACGGCATCGCCTACGACACCTGGTCGGGGATCGTCCAGCCGATGGAAGACGAGAAGGGCTTCAAGCGCATCCCGCCGACGATGCCGAACGTGGGCATCAACGTGGGACCGATGGTCGGCGCGATCGCGATTCTGGCCGGCGTGATCAAGGCCCGCGAGACGGGCGAGGGCTGCGAGATGGAGATGGCCCAGTCCGACGCCTCGGCGTACATGGACTGGTACCGGATCGAGTCCGAGCGCGCGTACCTCCGCCCCGAGAGCGAGGTCACGGGCAACCCCTCCGACGACTACGTGCGGCGCCCCGCCGGTCTCGCCGGTATGTGGGAAGGCGTTCGATACCAGGCCTACGAGGCCAAGGACGGACACGTCCTCTTCATGGCGTCGGAGCAGGCGTTCTGGAAGAACTTCTGCGAGGGCACGGGCCGCATGGACCTCTTCGAGAAGTGGCCGGGCAGCAAGTACGCCGACCACGCGCGCGGCAACGAGGAGCTGCAGGCCGAGCTCAAGAAGGTCTTCATGACGAAGACCTGCAAGGAGTGGCTCGACTTCGCGACCGAGTACAACACGACGATCGCGCCCTTCAACACGCCGGCGAACATCGGCGACGATCCGCAGTTCCAGCACCGCATGGGCTTCTACCCGACGGACAAGGTCGGCTGCGAGCAGCTGCCGCTCCCGGTCTACGTGAACGGCTCGTTGCCGCCGTGTCCGACGATGGCCCCGGAGCTCGGCGCGAACACCGATCAGGTGCTCGGCGACGTCCTCGGCAAGAGCGCCGACGAGATCGCCAAGCTCCGCGACGACGGCGCGCTCGGCTAA
- a CDS encoding PEP-CTERM sorting domain-containing protein (PEP-CTERM proteins occur, often in large numbers, in the proteomes of bacteria that also encode an exosortase, a predicted intramembrane cysteine proteinase. The presence of a PEP-CTERM domain at a protein's C-terminus predicts cleavage within the sorting domain, followed by covalent anchoring to some some component of the (usually Gram-negative) cell surface. Many PEP-CTERM proteins exhibit an unusual sequence composition that includes large numbers of potential glycosylation sites. Expression of one such protein has been shown restore the ability of a bacterium to form floc, a type of biofilm.), with protein MVSIDFRGFLPRLAIRVVVPLLLLESSAFALGVDIVDVRSTGDSTTELSAGDILTVDLQLRNEREIDIHGLQLTAFGHDADRSIHSVGALEWMGGERAASFFDIDRIGDVSFGGIGSAPGPRELHPFYLWQNPDPRMPNNNLVLAIEGLTLTPASGSGLNDTGVDGFAVRDGDVHVRLRYQANVVFEDVQFDLTFGVPDPTLSPSVRDHGFVVLGPGARPVPFENDEWTVTVLAAEAPIFSPEPSAAVLLGLGLVGMGLSRRP; from the coding sequence ATGGTGTCGATCGATTTTCGCGGGTTCCTGCCGAGGCTCGCGATTCGAGTCGTCGTTCCTCTGCTTCTGCTCGAGAGCTCGGCCTTCGCGCTGGGTGTCGACATCGTCGACGTGCGCTCGACCGGTGACTCCACGACCGAGCTCTCCGCGGGCGACATCCTGACCGTCGACTTGCAGCTGCGAAACGAACGCGAGATCGACATCCACGGTTTGCAGCTCACGGCGTTCGGCCATGACGCGGATCGCTCGATTCACTCGGTCGGTGCGCTGGAGTGGATGGGGGGTGAGCGGGCAGCGTCGTTCTTCGATATCGACCGAATCGGCGACGTGTCCTTCGGCGGGATCGGGTCGGCACCCGGTCCCCGGGAGCTCCACCCCTTCTATCTCTGGCAGAACCCTGATCCGAGGATGCCGAACAACAACCTGGTACTCGCGATCGAGGGACTCACGCTCACGCCGGCGAGTGGCTCCGGCCTGAACGATACCGGCGTCGATGGGTTCGCGGTCCGCGACGGCGACGTGCACGTGAGACTCCGATACCAGGCCAACGTCGTCTTCGAGGACGTGCAGTTCGATCTCACGTTCGGAGTGCCGGATCCGACGTTGAGCCCATCCGTCAGGGATCATGGGTTCGTGGTGTTGGGTCCGGGCGCGCGCCCGGTGCCGTTCGAGAACGACGAGTGGACCGTGACCGTCCTCGCGGCGGAGGCTCCGATCTTCAGCCCCGAACCCTCCGCAGCCGTGCTCCTCGGCCTCGGGTTGGTCGGAATGGGGCTCTCGCGTCGGCCGTGA
- a CDS encoding PaaI family thioesterase, translated as MTESTLTPERVNEAVAASWRSAPNRCLEISPTHAVAVHDVDQTTLRPGELVSGPTLFALADLVLWHLTFGATGRIEPMALTSDLSIRFLRPAQGQRAYARADLEKAGRMMVVGTVRIWMDDDPDRLVATAQGTYVLPRND; from the coding sequence ATGACCGAATCCACCCTGACTCCGGAGCGCGTCAACGAGGCCGTCGCCGCGAGCTGGCGAAGCGCCCCGAACCGCTGCCTCGAGATCTCGCCGACCCACGCCGTCGCGGTCCACGACGTCGATCAGACCACGCTCCGGCCGGGCGAGCTGGTCTCGGGCCCCACGCTCTTCGCGCTCGCGGACCTCGTTCTCTGGCACCTGACCTTCGGCGCGACCGGCCGGATCGAACCGATGGCGCTCACCTCCGATCTGTCCATCCGCTTTCTGCGGCCGGCCCAGGGCCAGCGCGCCTATGCCCGCGCCGATCTCGAGAAGGCGGGGCGGATGATGGTCGTCGGGACCGTGCGGATCTGGATGGACGACGATCCGGACAGGCTCGTCGCGACGGCGCAAGGGACCTACGTTCTTCCCCGCAACGATTGA
- a CDS encoding crotonase/enoyl-CoA hydratase family protein — protein MSDNEGSISTEVRGHLFLIGLNRPEKYNGYTPTMARQLGAAMTRLDEDDDLWVGVIFGHGDHFTAGLDLPKWTGRMSEGESASSDDDREERLDVVGLGRACRKPIVTAVHGITFTFGIELALGGDIVIAADDARFSQLEPKRAIHATGGATIRFVQRCGWGNAMYHLLTSDEFDATEAHRIGLVQEVVPAGQQLDRAIEIAEQIAACAPLAVQATKASSRRYLLEGHDAAVAALAPVQKELLASEDAKEGVQSFVERRQAEFKGR, from the coding sequence ATGAGCGACAACGAAGGCTCGATCTCGACCGAGGTGCGCGGGCACCTCTTCCTGATCGGACTGAACCGCCCCGAGAAGTACAACGGCTACACGCCGACGATGGCGAGGCAGCTCGGCGCGGCGATGACCCGCCTCGACGAGGACGACGATCTCTGGGTCGGCGTGATCTTCGGCCACGGCGACCACTTCACGGCGGGCCTCGACCTGCCCAAGTGGACCGGTCGCATGTCCGAGGGCGAGAGTGCTTCGAGCGACGACGACCGGGAAGAGCGGCTCGACGTCGTCGGTCTCGGGCGCGCCTGCCGGAAGCCGATCGTGACCGCCGTCCACGGGATCACCTTCACCTTCGGGATCGAGCTCGCCCTCGGCGGGGACATCGTGATCGCCGCCGACGACGCTCGCTTCTCCCAGCTCGAGCCGAAGCGCGCGATCCACGCGACCGGCGGCGCGACGATCCGCTTCGTCCAGCGCTGCGGCTGGGGGAATGCCATGTACCACCTGCTCACGTCGGACGAGTTCGACGCGACCGAGGCCCACCGGATCGGCCTCGTCCAGGAGGTCGTCCCGGCCGGGCAGCAGCTCGACCGCGCGATCGAGATCGCCGAGCAGATCGCGGCCTGCGCACCGCTCGCCGTCCAGGCGACGAAGGCCTCGTCGCGGCGCTATCTGCTCGAAGGCCACGACGCGGCCGTCGCCGCCCTCGCGCCCGTCCAGAAGGAGCTCCTCGCGAGCGAGGACGCGAAGGAAGGCGTGCAGTCCTTCGTGGAACGTCGGCAGGCGGAGTTCAAGGGACGCTAG
- a CDS encoding phaC PHA synthase, producing MIRQSALYCAFFALVVSLLLAVALPGVALAEAGFQLGVPNRNFPDDEGVNGMRASLLWGKNRKISGFDLGLFSVSQTEVRTGVAIVGGISRVTGKSDGAVALSFMNYHSGEDSGANIALVNMVNDTRNAFNVGIVQIAKGETVADLGALNISKKSKFQIGFVNITEQIDGLQIGFINMAENGFFPFFPLFNYAKQPD from the coding sequence GTGATCCGCCAGTCCGCTCTCTACTGCGCCTTCTTCGCGCTCGTCGTTTCCCTGCTCCTGGCCGTGGCCCTGCCGGGAGTCGCCCTGGCCGAGGCCGGCTTCCAGTTGGGCGTCCCCAACCGGAACTTCCCCGACGACGAAGGCGTCAACGGGATGCGTGCCTCGCTTCTCTGGGGCAAGAACCGGAAGATCTCGGGCTTCGACCTGGGTCTCTTCTCGGTCTCCCAGACCGAGGTTCGCACCGGCGTGGCGATCGTGGGCGGGATCAGTCGCGTGACCGGGAAGTCCGACGGCGCCGTCGCCCTGAGCTTCATGAACTATCACTCCGGCGAGGACAGCGGCGCGAACATCGCCTTGGTGAACATGGTCAACGACACGCGCAACGCCTTCAACGTGGGAATCGTCCAGATCGCCAAGGGCGAGACGGTGGCGGACCTCGGCGCGCTCAACATCTCGAAGAAGTCGAAGTTCCAGATCGGCTTCGTGAACATCACCGAGCAGATCGACGGCCTCCAGATCGGCTTCATCAACATGGCCGAGAACGGCTTCTTCCCGTTCTTCCCGCTCTTCAACTACGCGAAGCAGCCCGACTGA
- a CDS encoding NAD(P)-dependent oxidoreductase, translating into MATRVGYIGLGDMGGAMAGNLAPKGFDTRVYDLNPVVVKEVTETGATAGTSCREIGAHAEVLSICVPADAHVEAVLLGEDGALQALAEGSIILIHSTVQPDTIERMERAAAERGVGLIDACVTGGRAVAEAGELTMLCGGKEALVERARPVLEAYGKTVLHAGPLGCGAKLKLAVNLLTYVNWAAVAESYRLAEASGLDPNVFVEAVKSNGQLSQMQQRFVLNCAMPQEAIESDDFQKFIRLQMHTAEKDLAHALELGRKSGIALPAAGLVSQEMARIYRVVDDGRR; encoded by the coding sequence ATGGCAACCCGCGTCGGCTACATCGGACTCGGAGACATGGGCGGCGCGATGGCCGGCAACCTGGCGCCCAAGGGCTTCGACACCCGCGTCTACGACCTGAACCCCGTCGTCGTCAAGGAAGTCACCGAAACGGGCGCAACCGCCGGCACGAGCTGCCGCGAAATCGGCGCCCACGCCGAGGTGCTCTCGATCTGCGTCCCGGCGGACGCGCACGTGGAAGCGGTGCTCCTCGGCGAGGACGGCGCGCTCCAGGCACTGGCCGAGGGCTCCATCATCCTGATCCACAGCACGGTCCAGCCCGATACGATCGAGCGGATGGAGCGGGCGGCGGCGGAGCGGGGCGTGGGACTGATCGACGCCTGCGTGACCGGCGGCCGCGCGGTGGCCGAGGCTGGCGAGCTCACGATGCTATGCGGCGGGAAAGAAGCGCTCGTCGAGCGGGCGCGCCCGGTCCTCGAGGCCTACGGCAAGACCGTTCTCCACGCCGGCCCGCTCGGATGCGGCGCGAAGCTCAAGCTCGCGGTCAACCTGCTCACTTACGTGAACTGGGCTGCGGTCGCGGAGTCGTACCGGCTCGCCGAAGCGTCCGGGCTCGACCCGAACGTCTTCGTCGAGGCCGTGAAATCGAACGGACAGCTGTCACAGATGCAGCAGCGCTTCGTGTTGAACTGCGCGATGCCCCAGGAAGCCATCGAGTCGGACGACTTCCAGAAATTCATCCGGCTCCAGATGCACACCGCCGAGAAGGATCTCGCCCACGCCCTCGAGCTCGGGCGCAAGAGCGGCATCGCCCTGCCCGCCGCCGGCCTGGTCTCCCAGGAAATGGCGCGGATCTACCGGGTGGTCGACGACGGCCGCCGCTAG
- a CDS encoding PEP-CTERM sorting domain-containing protein (PEP-CTERM proteins occur, often in large numbers, in the proteomes of bacteria that also encode an exosortase, a predicted intramembrane cysteine proteinase. The presence of a PEP-CTERM domain at a protein's C-terminus predicts cleavage within the sorting domain, followed by covalent anchoring to some some component of the (usually Gram-negative) cell surface. Many PEP-CTERM proteins exhibit an unusual sequence composition that includes large numbers of potential glycosylation sites. Expression of one such protein has been shown restore the ability of a bacterium to form floc, a type of biofilm.) produces the protein MPSLRRRDASMEGLGPIADSCFPLRAFCDPTSSVRPGDPRTIGLIGNRVRDRARGGELDDRSLNSQFSVPRVRDVIGITEKERLGSKVGASVLLLVGDCTNVTQTKSVWADFDSTRVEDDLMSGCPVKPAIPSPPPTATGGPFYDCGMGPTGFRSPSPTTLPHGFGDRGALDKSTTCIMPFEAESWWRGNGQPILPDVQIPDSDRIIHNSAVFEGDVVFTGERVQWKSQPGFGAVKGEYVCAPSAWMIEVDGVCICPVPEPGLLSALAVGLVGLAFGARRRRPRSHSAVATRVPGADQGIG, from the coding sequence GTGCCCAGCCTGCGAAGGCGCGACGCTTCGATGGAAGGGCTCGGACCAATCGCGGACAGCTGCTTCCCGTTGCGGGCGTTCTGCGATCCGACTTCGTCAGTGAGACCCGGCGATCCTCGAACAATTGGTCTCATCGGGAATCGAGTTCGAGACCGCGCTCGGGGCGGAGAGCTCGACGACAGGTCTCTGAACTCGCAGTTCTCGGTCCCGCGTGTACGCGATGTCATCGGCATCACAGAAAAGGAGAGGCTCGGTTCTAAGGTGGGCGCTTCCGTACTGCTGCTCGTGGGCGACTGCACGAACGTCACACAGACGAAGAGCGTCTGGGCCGACTTCGACAGTACCCGTGTTGAGGATGATCTGATGTCTGGATGCCCTGTGAAGCCTGCCATTCCGAGCCCGCCGCCGACCGCGACCGGCGGACCCTTCTACGATTGCGGAATGGGCCCGACGGGCTTCCGCTCACCGAGTCCGACGACCCTGCCGCATGGGTTCGGTGATCGCGGCGCCCTGGACAAGTCGACGACGTGCATCATGCCGTTCGAGGCGGAGAGCTGGTGGCGCGGAAACGGCCAGCCGATTCTGCCCGACGTACAGATCCCCGACAGCGATCGCATCATCCACAACTCGGCCGTCTTCGAAGGCGACGTGGTCTTCACCGGCGAACGCGTGCAGTGGAAGAGCCAGCCGGGTTTCGGTGCCGTGAAAGGGGAATACGTCTGCGCGCCCTCGGCCTGGATGATCGAGGTGGACGGGGTGTGCATCTGCCCGGTGCCGGAGCCGGGGCTGCTCTCGGCCCTCGCGGTGGGGCTCGTTGGACTGGCGTTCGGGGCTCGGCGCCGACGGCCAAGGAGCCATTCGGCGGTTGCCACTCGAGTCCCCGGTGCGGATCAAGGGATCGGCTGA
- a CDS encoding YqaE/Pmp3 family membrane protein, with protein sequence MMDLVKIILAIFLPPVAAFLQVGLSLHFFLNIVLTLLGGLPGMVHALWLVVTKKTA encoded by the coding sequence ATCATGGACCTCGTCAAGATCATCCTCGCGATCTTCCTGCCGCCGGTGGCGGCCTTCCTGCAGGTGGGGCTCAGTCTCCACTTCTTCCTCAACATCGTGCTGACGCTGCTCGGCGGCCTCCCCGGGATGGTCCACGCGCTCTGGCTCGTCGTGACGAAGAAGACGGCCTAG
- a CDS encoding NAD(P)/FAD-dependent oxidoreductase produces MAEAARDEGARFDAIVVGAGFAGLYMSHRLREAGRTCRVYEAGDDVGGTWYWNRYPGARCDAESLAYSFSFSPELENEWEWSERYATQPEILRYLGHVADRFDLRRDIRFERRVETAHYDEATREWTVSTDGGDVARASVVVMATGCLSVPLVPEIPGLADFGGPTIYTGAWPHEGVDFSGERVGVIGTGSSAIQSIPVIAEQADQLTVFQRTPNFSVPAHNHDLDPDWVAGFKGNYREHRRLHKLGLASGFGDLDIEPKEFEPLMTSALEPDDADFDAACERFWQMGGAMFLRVAEDMMTSEAANARVADFVHRKIREIVKDPETAEALCPRSYPIGTKRLCVDTDYYATYNRDNVRLVDLQQSPIERITATGIQLGGAAAETVELDSLVLATGFDAMTGALAKIDVRGVGGGSLADKWAAGPRAYLGFMVSDFPNLFTITGPGSPSVLSNMVLSIEQHVDLVMDCLAEMESRGATTVAANGEAEEGWVAHVNEVASATLMPKAGSWYLGANVPGKPRVFMPYAAGVGVYREICEGVIKDGWRGFSFG; encoded by the coding sequence ATGGCGGAAGCTGCGAGGGACGAGGGCGCGCGTTTCGACGCGATCGTCGTGGGGGCCGGCTTCGCCGGGCTCTACATGAGCCACCGCCTCCGCGAGGCGGGCCGGACCTGTCGCGTCTACGAGGCGGGCGACGACGTCGGTGGGACCTGGTACTGGAACCGGTATCCGGGCGCCCGCTGCGATGCCGAGAGCCTCGCGTATTCCTTCTCGTTCTCGCCCGAGCTCGAGAACGAGTGGGAGTGGAGCGAGCGCTACGCGACCCAGCCGGAGATCCTCCGCTACCTGGGTCACGTCGCCGACCGCTTCGATCTGCGCCGAGACATCCGCTTCGAGCGCCGAGTCGAGACTGCGCACTACGACGAGGCCACCCGCGAGTGGACCGTGAGCACCGACGGCGGCGACGTCGCCCGGGCGTCGGTGGTCGTGATGGCGACCGGATGCCTCTCGGTCCCGCTCGTTCCGGAGATTCCCGGCCTTGCGGATTTCGGCGGGCCGACGATCTACACGGGCGCCTGGCCCCACGAGGGCGTCGACTTTTCGGGAGAGCGCGTCGGCGTGATCGGGACCGGCTCGTCGGCGATCCAGTCGATCCCGGTGATCGCCGAGCAGGCCGACCAGCTGACGGTCTTCCAGCGCACGCCGAATTTCAGCGTCCCCGCCCACAACCACGACCTCGACCCGGACTGGGTCGCCGGCTTCAAGGGGAACTACCGGGAGCACCGCCGCCTCCACAAGCTCGGCCTCGCCTCCGGGTTCGGCGACCTCGACATCGAGCCGAAAGAGTTCGAGCCGCTGATGACGTCGGCGCTCGAGCCGGACGACGCCGATTTCGATGCTGCGTGCGAGCGCTTCTGGCAGATGGGCGGCGCGATGTTCCTGCGCGTCGCCGAGGACATGATGACGAGCGAGGCCGCGAACGCGCGCGTCGCCGACTTCGTCCACCGCAAGATCCGCGAGATCGTGAAAGACCCAGAGACCGCGGAGGCGCTCTGCCCGCGCTCCTATCCGATCGGGACCAAACGCCTCTGCGTCGATACCGACTACTACGCGACCTACAACCGGGACAACGTCCGCCTCGTCGACCTCCAGCAGTCCCCGATCGAACGGATCACCGCGACCGGGATCCAGCTCGGCGGCGCCGCGGCGGAGACGGTCGAGCTCGATTCGCTGGTGCTCGCGACGGGCTTCGACGCGATGACCGGCGCGCTCGCGAAGATCGACGTTCGCGGCGTGGGCGGCGGATCCCTCGCAGACAAGTGGGCGGCCGGCCCGCGCGCCTATCTCGGCTTCATGGTCTCGGACTTCCCGAACCTCTTCACGATCACCGGACCGGGGAGCCCCTCCGTCCTCTCGAACATGGTCCTCTCGATCGAGCAGCACGTCGATCTCGTGATGGATTGCCTGGCCGAGATGGAGTCGCGGGGGGCGACGACCGTGGCGGCGAACGGCGAGGCCGAAGAAGGCTGGGTCGCGCACGTGAACGAGGTCGCTTCGGCGACGCTCATGCCCAAGGCGGGCTCCTGGTACCTCGGGGCGAACGTGCCCGGCAAGCCGCGGGTCTTCATGCCCTACGCGGCGGGCGTGGGCGTCTACCGCGAGATCTGCGAAGGCGTCATCAAGGACGGGTGGCGAGGCTTCTCATTCGGCTGA